ATGCTGACTGACAGTGGTTTTCACACAATCTTTCTTGTAATCTCTTTCATTCGCCTCTTCTTAGAGCTGCCAAAGATTAGCGCATTTCCTGCAGGAACAACACAAAGATAACATCTTGCTCTCCTCTTATTTGATCATTCAGGCATGGTAAATATTGTACTACAGCACATGTATTGTATATAAAAGATGATTAAAGTCAACATTTACCATGTTTCATCCGAAGGTGCTTTAGAAGGGCTGATGTGGTGTACTCTTTGCGACCGCGTGATATGACGGCCCTACACATAAGGCACACCGCTTTGCTACAGTCTCCCTCTTTTAGAGAAAAATACTTCCATACAGGGCTGGATTTGGCGATTGTCCTCTTTTGCATTTCACAGCATTTACTGTTACAGTGTTTTCTGTTGGTACAGAGTATGTTGTGATATGAAACGTGACCGGCATCATGAGATGAGCTGCTGTGCTGAGATAATGTCAGAGCAGCTTCACTGCTGTTGTACGTTGGCTGGTTTGGGTTTTGTTCTCTGTAGTGGTCCGAAGGGATTTCTGGACTGTGTGGCGACCAGCTCTGATATGCGTCTTCATTGCTTTCGATGGCGTCACCCGAACACAAGTTGGAGTTCATGAATTCTACTTTGATTTTCGATGGAAACTGGCAGTTTGTCATCTCATCCTCGGTGGGATTTGTGTCAGTGTGGTTGAGGCACATGTGTGAGCTCTCGTTGTTGTTAGCTTTAGATGGCAAAGCTACAGATTCCCGGTAAGTATCCGGAGAGTATTCTGGCTTTTCTGGTTTTATGAGCGCATGTTGTTCGCTGTGTGTCTGGCTTTGGTCCTGCTGGATCTCTTCAAAGGCCTCTGGCTCCTCATTCTGGCTGCAGATCCATCCGGGCTGCCCGGGGGAGATGGGCTGGTAAGATTGCACTggagcttttaaaaaaataaaaatcataaaaatgtgttcatgtaaagaaagaagaaaaaaactaacaGGTATTCACATAAAGAGCAATTTCTATAAACTATGTTAGCCTCCACATTAATGCATATACCATTTAATTTAAGCATACTACAGGTTTATTATCAATACATATAAAgcttcataaatatatatttttttaaaaggtgagGCATAAGGTTTGTTAAACTGACTTGATGTAAATAAATgcctcattatttttgtttttatgcgaGTCACTATCATGAGATACCTTCTCATATCTCAATGTAAAATTTTCTCATCATAAATAATGACTTAATGATCATGCATTAGCTGATGACTGGATATTTCAATGCAATTAGAAAACAATTTAATTATAAGTTGCTGGTTGTATATAAAGAATAAACtgcacaaaagcacacacatcactttaaatgggtgctcggcaaaaagtgcaaaaatattctattaattaaggcggcaacaccaaagctccaaaaatagcaatttattaaattaaaaagtttgaTGAAGAGCCGGTGTACTCGAAACATTCTCGTAATAATGATTCTCATATTAATGTGTTGTCTTgttaaaattagattttattttttcattataataataactaataataatgagATATTTTCTCGTTATGaggatctttttttaaataatgactttgTCATAACGGAAAACAGACACTTTAAATAACGAGCAACTCTTGTTATTTCAACTTAATAATATTGAGAAAAGTTCTCATAATATTGACTTGTAATAATGGGATATTTTCTCATAATAATGACTAATAATAATggcttatttttaaaatgtctattatGAACTTTCTCATAATGACATTTTCATGTATAATGACTTATTTTCTCATTATAAATGACTTATTTTCTTGTAATAATGAGAAATAACGAGAAAGTGTCTTGAAATAATGTATAGCTTACTTTCTCATAATAAatgatttgtaatatttataataatgagaaagtgtcttgaaaaatcgaGAAGACTTATTATTTTCAGCTTCTCATAATGAAAAATGTTCTCGTAATATGACGAGGTTATTTATACAAGATGTCATATCAGACAAAACTGACTCACTCATGGACATTTATTTAAAGGGGAAGTTGCTCTAAAAATGTCAGTATTGCAATAACTTCAAATTTTGGAAcagtatatacaaatataaacatacaggaacaaaatatacaaaatatatgtaaaatatagaCAAAAAAAGTCTTTTTTGGAAGCCTGTTACTgcagttaaaaatatattttgagagTCATAAAAATTAGAAACTTTCTCATGATAAAAACAGTACTTTTTCATTGTAATGAGATATTTTCTCATAATGATAACTTAATGTGCATATGCATCTTATATTATTCACCCATATTACTATGATTATTTGTAATATGTAGAAAGCATTATGGCCGTCTCCTATAGGGCATATTGTATATGGTGCAGAATTACGGAATAATGTCAATATATTTACTATGAACATATGAAGTTTATATCAACATATTGTAAACTCATTTGGCTATTTGAGTTCAGTTTCAGTGTAGCTGTTCAACCTCAGAATTTTCAAAAAATGTGACAAATGAACACAAAACTGAGTTATGTGGAAAcacttatctattttttataaCACAGAAAGACATTCGGAGAAAGACAACTGTCAAAGACAGTAAATAATGATCATGTAAACATATATGGACTATAACGGCAAATAAGCACAGTCACTCACTCGCTGTTTTTTTCCCACTCTCAATTCTGAAACTACGGCAATCATAGTATGATTAAGTGAATATATACGTATAGCTTGGCAAAAAGCCTGGTCACTAGCTCGCTGTCTCTTTACCGCTCTCATTTCTGAAACTACAACGATCATAGTAATAATGGAGAGTAATACAAGGTGCTTATACACAACGCGCATGTGAGAAGTCAAAATGAAAAGGTCTCCAGATAAAAACACTTGTCTCGTAACCTTTAAAATAGGGCTGTGCAAAAATATTGATATATCTAACTTTCGCGATAATTCCTTTCGCGATAGTGTATCGATAGCCCAACCTGAAGTATCGATAAACAACCAAACAACCTCCTCCTCTGCTCCAGTAGATGCCGCTAACTATCAACAAAATGCTAAGCAGTACAGTATCAAAAGTAAGCAAGAGTGAGCGTGGTGGAAAATATAAAGGCGCCTCCAGCTTTTAGGGCTGACGTGTGGCTGTATATAACACTATACCAGGATATAtggaaatacacacaaaaaatgccaaTTGCAAGCTTTGCAAATCTCAAAAATTGGAATTTTAATTCGTCTGCTGACTGTATTAAGTTGTCAATATAATACGACACACATACTAATAAAACTATTGCATCGCAAAATATCTTGATATATTGTATCGTGACCCATGTATTTGGATATGTATCATATCGTGAGGCCCTTGCCAATTCACAGCCCTAATTTAAAATAGGAAATTGTAAAAGCAAGCGTTTTACATTTGCTTTTATTACTGACATTTTTAGAGCAGCTTCTAAACCCATGAGTGAGTCAATTCTGACATGACATCTTGTATAAATAACCTCATCATGTCAAAATTACCAGaaaatctctcattattttgAGAAGCTGAAAATAATGAGAAAGCTTCTCCTTATTTCAAGACACTGTctcgttgttattattatgagaaACTCATTATTATGAGAAAAGATTCTCATTATTACAAGAAAATGAGTCATTTATTATGAGAAGGCAAGCTTCTCCTTATTTCAAgacactactaataataataataataataataatgagaaagtaTTATTAGTAATTATAACGAGAAACGTTTCTCATTATTACATGAAGTCATGTATTATGATAATATAAGTCATTTATTATGAGAAAGTAAACCTAGTTATTTCGCATTATTACAAAAATATGTTTATCATGAGAAAATAAGTCATTATACAAGAAAATCTCATTATTATGAGGTTTctcattatattaaaaatgttaaaaaaataagtcattattatgagaaCTTCtcaataaattgaaataaataacaaGAGAAGCTTGTTATTTAAAGAAAGTCTGCTTCTCGTTATGACGAAAAAGTCCTTATTTTAAGAAAGTTCCTCATTAGAACGAGAAAATATCTCATTGTTATTAGAAAATCATTATTATGAAAAACATTGTAATTATAACAAGACATCTCATTAACATAGTCATTATTGCGagtttctcattattatgagAAGctgaaaataatgacaaaagctTGTTATTTTAAGACACTCAATATTATTACAAGTAAGCCATTATTATCACAAACAATTCTCATTATTGCAAGAAAATGAGTCATTTATTATGAGAAGGTAAGGTTCTCTCTATTTCAAGACACTTTCTCATTATTAGTAATTATTACAAGAAACGTTTCTCATTATTACATGAAGTCATGTATTATGAGAATATAAGCCATTTATTATAAGAAAATAAGTCCTTATTGGGCCCACATGGAAGCTGCGCACGCAgatatctgcagatttttagcccataatttattgtttatttacttgtgtgaaGGTGTGCAAATTTAAATTCATTCAGTTTTAaagttaatttcagtaatattattgactaatatgaaaatattcttataatttatttacaatacagtttgtaaagtaatatttttaatatatagaagacttgctttgtttaccaaataaagtggatctaattggatttgcattgtaaacattaaatacgagttaaaaaggtattactttttagttcttatattaaggttttagctatgatactcccaaattcattccacataaatctgcagatttttaacaaaattctgtgcagaaatagcaaacaaatgaccgcagattccgtctggccctagtcataagGCGAGAAAATCTCATGTTATCTCATATTATGAGAAGGTTTCTCAttataatgaaaatgtttttaaaaaataagtcatTATTATGCAAACTTTTCTCAACATTAAGTTGAAATAAGTAAGAAGAGATGCtcgttattttaaaaaagttccTTATTATAACGAGAAAATATCTCATTGTTATTAGAAAATCATTATGAGAAAAAGAATTCTAATCATAACAAAAAATCTCGTTAATATGAGAAAATCATTATTATAAGAAAGTTTCTAATTAGGATAACTTATAAcaggaaagaaaaaaagtttctcattattataacttccaaattttattttatagtggAAAAGGCCTTCCATAGTTCAAGAAAAGCACGTATAAACAATTAACAACCTCAGAGCTCTGGATTAgaaatctgtttttaaatgtttagcaCATAATGTTCTGTTGCACgggcacacacacaagcacacttaTATAAAGTGAAAGCATATATTTAGTAAGAGACAAGTAGTCACAATTTAAGCCTCAACTAGCATATAAAAGACCAAAATGCTCAactagattattttttaaattggatACTTTAACTTAAGTTAGCGCTATTTTAAGAGTAACGTTAATGTTTATACACAAATAATAATGAGACCAAAACATGTCCACACACACCagttttaaacacaatttaacaACATCCACCCATCATGATATtgtgtatgtattatttaatgaTCATCATACCAGCTATACTCGCGTGTTCGGCGGCGACGCGCCCGGAGTCTCGAAGCATTTTCTTCAGCCGCTCGTTCTCGCTCTTGACGCGCTCCGTTTCCTCCTCGAACTCGCGGACCGTTTTGCCCACAGTGAAGATGATCTCCTTTACAGCCGCCATCAATCGCTCGGTCATGAAGGAGTTCAGGCGGTCCAATTTAGTCATTCTAATGCCCTATTTAACTCGTTCCAGCCAGACGACAAATAGACAAGGCGAGTAGCGAAATCAACACAAGAGGCGAGCTCGTGTAGTTCCCCCTTTAAAATCAAACCACCAACAACACAACACATCAGGCTCATTTACTCAATGGAGCATCTCTAGCGCCGCTCGCAGGACAGGAGGAGACCGTGCTGTGCAATAGTTTCTCGAGTTTACAACCTATTCTTTCTGCTTTTCCCTAAAGGATGTCCTAGACACGCATACAGTAGCTTCTTATCGCCTAGTGTGCTTTTTAAAGTAATTGTAAATAACTCGTGGAAAGAAGCAGTAAAGCAACAACAGGATCTTCGTCATTCTTCATAGTCAAATTCCACGCtaattgcatgtttttgtatGAGATCATATCTTATTAGAATTATTGTGACAAAACTTACTGAAATTTCAGCTTTACCATTACaggaataaatcacattttaaaaatgtaatatgaattttaaaatgaataaaagagtaatatttttaattatttaacattactgtttttactgtattttgatccATTAAATGCATAAAAGACTAAATGCCAGATTGTGTAATTATAAACACCAGGGACTCAACTTTGGATTGAAACAGACCTCCTTATGCTGAGtatcatgcacacacaaaaagacaaataaagaCCAACAGACTTAAAGTTTTGTGTTTAATCCAAACCTAGTGTCATCCTCAGTTGTTAAACAGAATATGATCTGAACTATAGACAAAATTATCAACTTGgttaaattatatttacaaatcaaataaaacaattatgtggTAACCTTAAAAACAACACTAAGATGTAAACAAGAATTTCCAACAGTCTGTGTCAGAGTCATTGATTTTTCCATGTCCTGCATCCGCTTCCCAGTGAAACTCTACTGCCTCTGTGTCTGAAACAAAAGCATCTTCAGTTAGGAAAAACAAAAAAGggaagataatatttttttttattttgcatgacaGCAAGTTTAGGAAAGCCTGTTTCcccatttagtaaaaaaaatctaaagaaactTTCTCGTAACATTAACTTTCTCATAATGATTAACTATTTTCTCATATTAATGACAAACTTTCTTATAACATTAGCTTACTTTCACATATAGATATTTTCTCATAATGAGAATGAGGAACTTTCTCGTAGCAATGACTTGCTTCCtcataataatgaaatattttctCATAATGATATATTAtctcaaattaataataaaaactctcATAACAATGACTTGCTTTCTCATAATGAGAATGAGGAACTTTCTTGTAGCAAATTTGCTTTCTCATAATGAAATATTCTCTCAAAGATTTGCTTTCTCATAATAAAGACTCTCATAACAATGACTTGCTTTCTCATAATGAGATACTTTCCCATTATAATCAGAAACTCTCATAACAATGACTTGCTTTCTCATGAGATATTTTCACATAATCAAACTTTCTCCTAACATTTACCTGCTTTCTCATTATTAGAAATCATCATATTAACTAAAAAAACTCACATAACATTGACCTGCCTTCTCATAATGAGATATTTTCTCATAATCAGAAACTCTCATAACATCGACTTTCTTATAATGAGATATTTTCTCATAACATTGACTTGCTTTGTCATAATAATGAACTATTTTCTCATATTAATGACAAACTTTCTCATATCATTGACTTACGATTTTGAGAGAATATCTCATTGAGAGCTTCTCATAACATTGACTTGCTTTCTCAAAACAATGAGAAACTTTATCATAATAATCAGAAACTTTCGCGTAACATTGACTTGCTTTCTCAAAATGAGATGTTCTCATCAGAACCTCTCATAACATTGACTTACTTTCTCATAATGAGATATTTTCTCGCAATAATCAGAAACTCTCTCATAACATTGACTTTCTCATGAGATATTTTCTCATAATCAGAAACTTTCTCGTAGCGCTGTGTTCATCCCAGACGCGGAAGAAGTGTCAAGCGTGAGTgctttacatgttaagtcaatgaagaGATGCAAAtcaggcatgtgcacacatagggctcaacctgtgcagtgcacatgccctctttagtcttggatagaaagtgcccttcaaaAATGATCTGAGGTGCCCCATGCAGCGATAATCACTTTCTCATAGCATTAACATGCGTTCACATAAATATTTTCTTATAAGGAGAAACTTTCCCATAACGATGACTTGCTTTCtcataataatgaaatattttctCGTAATAATGAGAAATTTTCTCGTAACATCAACTGGCTTATAATAATGAGATATTTTCTCATAATTCTCATTTAAAGGAAGTCATTATGAGAAGTTTTTCATTATTATGAGATACTTTGACAATGTAAGTCATTATCACTTgcaaaaaaatatctatatttttacTTAATGGCAGAAACGGACTTCCATGGCTTTACCTTGCTCTGTAGTCTGTAGTGTCTGAATGTTTTCCGCAGTGTCATCATTAACAGCATCTGCTAACCTCTCAGGAATTATTGCTGTAGGCTGTcgataaataaaagttaattgcAATTCTCTTATCCAAATTAAGCTCCTTTGTTAAAATCTC
This portion of the Danio rerio strain Tuebingen ecotype United States chromosome 3, GRCz12tu, whole genome shotgun sequence genome encodes:
- the si:dkey-93n13.2 gene encoding uncharacterized protein si:dkey-93n13.2, coding for MTKLDRLNSFMTERLMAAVKEIIFTVGKTVREFEEETERVKSENERLKKMLRDSGRVAAEHASIAAPVQSYQPISPGQPGWICSQNEEPEAFEEIQQDQSQTHSEQHALIKPEKPEYSPDTYRESVALPSKANNNESSHMCLNHTDTNPTEDEMTNCQFPSKIKVEFMNSNLCSGDAIESNEDAYQSWSPHSPEIPSDHYREQNPNQPTYNSSEAALTLSQHSSSSHDAGHVSYHNILCTNRKHCNSKCCEMQKRTIAKSSPVWKYFSLKEGDCSKAVCLMCRAVISRGRKEYTTSALLKHLRMKHGNALIFGSSKKRRMKEITRKIV